In the genome of Frankiales bacterium, one region contains:
- a CDS encoding MFS transporter: protein MHAEGPSGRGESLRRLGTTAWQGDDVTGADGEAASRPARRAWRDDLRLLRRRDLGLVLVSRLVSDFGTGIAPIALAFGVLALSGGDAGSLGVVLLCAALPRVVFLLLGGVIADRVRSRARLMAGAEATAGAAHLVAGLLFISGHATVPALAVLAFVGGSAASVYYPTSTGLVPHLATGEDLQSANALMRLSTSIAGILGTATGGVLVAVVGPGWGLVVDAATYAVSAVLLSLVRAGVRTGEPAQARTSMLGDLLHGWREFTSRRWVWLIVLLFALSNFGFTAAIGVLGPVLSLEAFEGASSWAAVLVSFSLGTLVGVVVAMRLKPQHPLLVGMLAQVVIAAPLVAMAVPTSLPVLVAVSFVCGVGVDVFEIMWTTSLQQHVPHESLSRVSSYDWFGSLALTPVALALAGPLATWLGLQGALWLCAGLGAAACLGLLDPQIRNLRATP, encoded by the coding sequence CTGCACGCCGAGGGTCCGTCCGGCCGCGGCGAATCCCTGCGGCGGCTCGGGACCACGGCGTGGCAGGGTGACGACGTGACCGGGGCGGACGGGGAGGCTGCGTCCCGGCCGGCCAGACGGGCGTGGCGCGACGACCTCCGGCTGCTGCGCCGTCGCGACCTCGGCCTGGTGCTGGTCTCGCGCCTGGTCTCGGACTTCGGCACCGGCATCGCGCCGATCGCGCTCGCGTTCGGCGTCCTCGCGCTGTCCGGTGGCGACGCCGGCTCGCTCGGGGTGGTGCTGCTGTGCGCCGCCCTGCCGCGAGTCGTGTTCCTGCTGCTCGGCGGGGTGATCGCGGACCGCGTCCGCAGCAGGGCACGCCTGATGGCGGGCGCCGAGGCCACAGCGGGGGCGGCCCACCTCGTCGCCGGCCTGCTGTTCATCAGCGGGCACGCGACGGTGCCCGCGCTCGCCGTGCTCGCGTTCGTCGGCGGATCGGCGGCGTCGGTCTACTACCCGACCAGCACCGGTCTGGTCCCCCACCTCGCCACCGGCGAGGACCTGCAGTCGGCCAACGCGCTGATGCGCCTGTCGACCAGCATCGCCGGCATCCTCGGCACGGCCACGGGGGGCGTCCTCGTCGCCGTCGTGGGACCCGGCTGGGGCCTCGTCGTCGATGCGGCCACCTACGCCGTGTCGGCGGTGCTGCTGAGCCTGGTGCGCGCCGGGGTGCGCACCGGCGAGCCCGCACAGGCCCGCACCTCGATGCTCGGCGACCTGCTCCACGGCTGGCGCGAGTTCACCTCGCGGCGCTGGGTGTGGCTCATCGTTCTGCTGTTCGCCCTGTCGAACTTCGGCTTCACCGCAGCCATCGGGGTCCTCGGTCCCGTGCTGTCCTTGGAGGCGTTCGAGGGCGCGTCGAGCTGGGCGGCGGTGCTGGTCTCGTTCTCGCTCGGCACGCTCGTCGGTGTCGTCGTGGCCATGCGCCTCAAGCCCCAGCACCCGCTGCTGGTGGGGATGCTCGCCCAGGTGGTGATCGCGGCACCGCTGGTCGCCATGGCGGTGCCGACCTCGCTCCCGGTCCTGGTGGCGGTGTCGTTCGTGTGCGGGGTCGGCGTCGACGTCTTCGAGATCATGTGGACCACGTCGCTGCAGCAGCACGTGCCGCACGAGTCCCTGTCGCGCGTGTCCTCCTACGACTGGTTCGGCTCGCTGGCGCTCACCCCGGTCGCCCTCGCTCTCGCCGGACCGCTCGCGACCTGGCTGGGGCTGCAGGGGGCCCTGTGGCTGTGCGCCGGGCTCGGGGCGGCGGCATGCCTCGGCCTGCTCGACCCGCAGATCCGGAACCTGCGCGCCACGCCGTAG
- a CDS encoding GNAT family N-acetyltransferase, protein MGEYSVRALEPGTWDAFARMVERHNGVFGGCWCTWFHTMSSEKERSYDANRALKCRLVDEGRAHAALVMHEGEVVAWCQFGSPEELPNIYHRKQYEQELDVLPDYRITCIFVDKAHRRRGLSILALRGALDLIADAGGGLVEGYPHDAGGKRKSVLYDGTRELFERAGFEYVRSKGSGNCVMRRSVEPVAAP, encoded by the coding sequence GTGGGCGAGTACTCGGTGCGGGCGCTGGAGCCGGGGACGTGGGACGCGTTCGCGCGGATGGTGGAGCGGCACAACGGCGTGTTCGGCGGGTGCTGGTGCACGTGGTTCCACACCATGAGCTCGGAGAAGGAGCGCAGCTACGACGCCAACCGCGCGCTCAAGTGCCGCCTGGTCGACGAGGGCCGCGCCCACGCGGCGCTGGTGATGCACGAGGGCGAGGTGGTCGCCTGGTGCCAGTTCGGGTCGCCCGAGGAGCTGCCGAACATCTACCACCGCAAGCAGTACGAGCAGGAGCTCGACGTCCTCCCGGACTACCGGATCACCTGCATCTTCGTCGACAAGGCCCACCGGCGGCGGGGGCTGTCGATCCTCGCCCTGCGGGGCGCGCTCGACCTGATCGCCGACGCCGGCGGCGGCCTGGTCGAGGGGTATCCGCACGACGCGGGCGGGAAGCGGAAGTCGGTGCTCTACGACGGGACCCGGGAGCTGTTCGAGCGGGCCGGCTTCGAGTACGTCCGCAGCAAGGGCAGCGGCAACTGCGTGATGCGCCGCTCCGTGGAGCCGGTCGCGGCGCCCTGA
- a CDS encoding FCD domain-containing protein, with the protein MSTASVRPPTTTEAVLDAVRRMLVTGEIAPGSPVRQEALAEQLGVSRVPLREALKVLEGEGSVRYLPRRGYVASELSVDDLVEVYRLRELLEAEAIRVAVPRLTSTDLAALAAAAADVDAAGSAGDLGAMTVANRQFHFLLFDAAAMPRLSRTLRQLWDATDVYRSVYFAGVTNRRRVRHEHRALLAALRSGDAEAAVAAQHAHRANSVTAVTAALGRR; encoded by the coding sequence GTGAGCACCGCCTCCGTGCGCCCGCCCACCACGACCGAGGCGGTGCTCGACGCCGTGCGCCGCATGCTGGTCACCGGGGAGATCGCGCCCGGGTCCCCCGTGCGGCAGGAGGCGCTCGCCGAGCAGCTCGGCGTCTCCCGGGTGCCGCTGCGCGAGGCGCTCAAGGTGCTCGAGGGCGAGGGCTCGGTGCGCTACCTCCCACGCCGCGGCTACGTCGCGAGCGAGCTGTCGGTGGACGACCTCGTGGAGGTCTACCGCCTGCGCGAGCTGCTCGAGGCCGAGGCCATCCGCGTCGCGGTGCCGCGCCTGACCTCGACCGACCTCGCGGCGCTGGCCGCCGCGGCCGCCGACGTCGACGCCGCGGGCAGCGCCGGCGACCTCGGGGCCATGACGGTCGCCAACCGCCAGTTCCACTTCCTGCTGTTCGACGCGGCGGCGATGCCGCGGCTCTCGCGCACGCTGCGCCAGCTGTGGGACGCCACCGACGTCTACCGCAGCGTCTACTTCGCCGGCGTCACCAACCGCCGGCGGGTGCGGCACGAGCACCGCGCGCTGCTCGCCGCGCTGCGCTCCGGCGACGCCGAGGCCGCCGTCGCGGCGCAGCACGCGCACCGGGCCAACTCGGTGACCGCCGTGACTGCTGCACTGGGCCGCCGCTGA
- a CDS encoding CoA transferase, protein MTGTAGAGALSDLLVADFSRVLAGPYATMLLGDLGADVVKVERPGAGDDTRHWGPPYAADGTATYFTGVNRNKRSVAIDLGTAEGLARARDLALRADVMVENFKPGTLERLGLGYDDLARDNPGLVLCSVSGFGSGAGRDLPGYDLLVQAMGGLMSVTGPAPGEPTKVGVALVDVVTGLHAVYGILAALHHRVGTGRGQHVEVNLLSSLLSAMVNQSSAYAAGGVVPGILGNDHPSITPYAVYATADRPLVLAVGNDRQFRALAEVLGVAPLADDPRYATNPERVAHRDEVRAALEEVLRTRGADHWQARLTAAGVPCGPVNDLREAFALAESLGLDPVVRVPGSEVAQVANPLRLSGTPAAYRLPPPALGEHG, encoded by the coding sequence ATGACGGGCACCGCCGGCGCGGGCGCGCTGTCCGACCTGCTCGTCGCCGACTTCTCCCGGGTGCTCGCCGGTCCGTACGCCACGATGCTGCTCGGCGACCTCGGCGCCGACGTCGTGAAGGTCGAGCGCCCCGGCGCGGGCGACGACACCCGTCACTGGGGGCCGCCGTACGCCGCGGACGGCACGGCGACGTACTTCACCGGCGTCAACCGCAACAAGCGCTCGGTGGCGATCGACCTCGGCACCGCCGAGGGACTGGCGCGGGCGCGCGACCTCGCCCTGCGGGCCGACGTGATGGTCGAGAACTTCAAGCCCGGCACCCTCGAGCGCCTCGGCCTCGGCTACGACGACCTCGCCCGGGACAACCCCGGCCTCGTGCTGTGCTCGGTCAGCGGCTTCGGCTCCGGGGCCGGTCGCGACCTGCCCGGCTACGACCTGCTCGTGCAGGCGATGGGCGGCCTCATGTCGGTGACCGGGCCGGCGCCGGGCGAGCCGACGAAGGTGGGCGTGGCACTCGTCGACGTCGTCACCGGGCTGCACGCGGTCTACGGCATCCTCGCCGCGCTGCACCACCGCGTCGGCACGGGTCGCGGGCAGCACGTCGAGGTCAACCTGCTCTCGTCGCTGCTCTCCGCCATGGTCAACCAGTCCTCGGCCTACGCCGCGGGCGGCGTGGTGCCGGGGATCCTCGGCAACGACCACCCCTCGATCACGCCCTACGCCGTCTACGCCACGGCCGACCGGCCGCTCGTGCTGGCAGTGGGCAACGACCGCCAGTTCCGCGCCCTGGCCGAGGTGCTGGGCGTGGCGCCGCTGGCCGACGACCCGCGCTACGCGACGAACCCCGAGCGCGTCGCCCACCGCGACGAGGTGCGCGCCGCCCTCGAGGAGGTGCTGCGCACCCGTGGCGCCGACCACTGGCAGGCGCGTCTCACGGCGGCCGGCGTGCCGTGCGGGCCGGTGAACGACCTGCGCGAGGCGTTCGCGCTCGCGGAGTCGCTCGGCCTCGACCCCGTGGTGCGGGTGCCCGGCAGCGAGGTGGCCCAGGTGGCCAACCCGCTGCGCCTGTCCGGGACGCCGGCGGCCTACCGGCTGCCGCCCCCCGCGCTCGGGGAGCACGGGTGA
- a CDS encoding acyl-CoA dehydrogenase, with protein sequence MTPAPQSPFALLDLDGLLDDEERAIRDVVRQYVEDRIRPEVGDWFEAGSIPARELAREMGGMGLLGMHLEGYGCAGTNAVSYGLACLELEAGDSGIRSLVSVQGSLAMYAIHAFGSEEQRQEWLPRMATGEAIGCFGLTEPDFGSNPGGMRTYAKRDGDDWVLDGTKMWITNGTVADVAVVWARTDDGIRGFVVPTSTPGFSAREIHKKLSLRASVTAELVLEGVRLPADAVLPGVRGLRGPLSCLSEARFGIVFGTLGAARDCLETAISYAIDREQFDKPIAGFQLTQKKLADMALELDKGFLLALHLGRLKDAHTLRPEQVSVGKLNNARESLAIARECRSILGGNGITLEYPVIRHMNNLESVFTYEGTNEMHTLVVGEALTGIAAYR encoded by the coding sequence ATGACGCCCGCACCGCAGTCCCCCTTCGCCCTGCTCGACCTCGACGGCCTGCTCGACGACGAGGAGCGCGCGATCCGCGACGTGGTGCGCCAGTACGTCGAGGACCGCATCCGCCCCGAGGTGGGCGACTGGTTCGAGGCGGGGTCGATCCCCGCGCGCGAGCTGGCCCGCGAGATGGGCGGCATGGGGCTGCTCGGGATGCACCTCGAGGGCTACGGCTGCGCCGGCACGAACGCGGTGTCCTACGGCCTGGCCTGCCTCGAGCTCGAGGCGGGCGACTCCGGCATCCGCTCGCTGGTGAGCGTGCAGGGGTCGCTGGCCATGTACGCGATCCACGCGTTCGGCTCCGAGGAGCAGCGCCAGGAGTGGCTGCCCCGCATGGCCACCGGCGAGGCGATCGGCTGCTTCGGGCTCACCGAGCCCGACTTCGGCTCGAACCCCGGCGGCATGCGCACCTACGCCAAGCGCGACGGCGACGACTGGGTGCTCGACGGCACCAAGATGTGGATCACCAACGGCACCGTCGCCGACGTCGCGGTGGTGTGGGCCCGCACCGACGACGGGATCCGCGGGTTCGTGGTGCCCACGTCGACGCCGGGGTTCAGCGCCCGGGAGATCCACAAGAAGCTCTCGCTGCGGGCGTCGGTGACGGCCGAGCTCGTGCTCGAGGGCGTGCGCCTGCCCGCCGACGCCGTGCTCCCCGGCGTCCGCGGCCTGCGCGGCCCGCTCTCGTGCCTGTCCGAGGCGCGGTTCGGGATCGTGTTCGGCACGCTCGGCGCCGCCCGCGACTGCCTCGAGACGGCGATCTCCTACGCGATCGACCGCGAGCAGTTCGACAAGCCGATCGCCGGGTTCCAGCTGACCCAGAAGAAGCTGGCCGACATGGCGCTCGAGCTCGACAAGGGGTTCCTGCTCGCCCTGCACCTCGGCCGGCTCAAGGACGCGCACACCCTCCGCCCTGAGCAGGTGAGCGTGGGGAAGCTCAACAACGCGCGCGAGTCGCTGGCCATCGCGCGTGAGTGCCGGTCGATCCTCGGCGGCAACGGGATCACGCTCGAGTACCCGGTGATCCGGCACATGAACAACCTCGAGTCGGTGTTCACCTACGAGGGCACCAACGAGATGCACACGCTCGTGGTGGGCGAGGCGCTCACGGGCATCGCCGCCTACCGCTGA
- a CDS encoding FAD-dependent oxidoreductase, protein MVADVAIVGAGFTGLWTAYYLAKADPSLKVVVLEAETAGFGASGRNGGWASALFPTSLAKVAAASSREAAVALDRAMVDTVDEVGRATAAEGIDCHFRKGGTVVLARTPVQLERARTEVAEQRSWGFGPERLDLLDADAARARLGATDVLGATYTPDCASIHPARLVRGLALAVERLGVVVHEGTRVTSIEPGVVRTTRGDVVAARVVRATEAWSSQLPGSRRDVAPVYSLVLATEPLPASFWDEVGLRHGETFADHRHLIIYGQRTADDRLVFGGRGAPYHLRSRIRPEFDREPAVFAELWRVLRDLFPAVEGHAVTHTWGGPLGIPRDWFPSVGLDETTGIGWAGGYVGDGVASSNLAGRTLADLVRGERSDITRLPWVNHRSPAWEPEPLRWLGVNLGLRVMGSADGAEERTGKPSRRAELFAPFLGGH, encoded by the coding sequence ATGGTCGCCGACGTCGCGATCGTGGGCGCGGGGTTCACCGGCCTGTGGACGGCGTACTACCTGGCGAAGGCCGACCCGTCGCTGAAGGTCGTCGTGCTCGAGGCGGAGACCGCGGGGTTCGGCGCGAGCGGGCGCAACGGGGGCTGGGCCTCGGCCCTGTTCCCGACGAGCCTGGCCAAGGTGGCCGCCGCGTCGTCCCGCGAGGCGGCCGTGGCGCTGGACCGGGCCATGGTGGACACCGTCGACGAGGTGGGCCGCGCGACCGCGGCCGAGGGCATCGACTGCCACTTCCGCAAGGGCGGCACCGTCGTGCTGGCCCGCACCCCCGTGCAGCTCGAGCGGGCCCGCACCGAGGTGGCCGAGCAGCGCTCGTGGGGGTTCGGGCCCGAGCGGCTCGACCTGCTCGACGCCGACGCGGCCCGGGCGCGGCTGGGCGCGACCGACGTCCTGGGCGCCACCTACACGCCCGACTGCGCCTCGATCCACCCGGCCCGGCTCGTCCGTGGCTTGGCCCTCGCGGTGGAGCGGCTCGGCGTCGTCGTCCACGAGGGCACCCGGGTGACGTCGATCGAGCCCGGGGTGGTGCGCACCACGCGCGGGGACGTCGTGGCCGCGCGCGTCGTGCGGGCCACCGAGGCGTGGTCGTCGCAGCTGCCGGGATCGCGCCGCGACGTCGCGCCGGTGTACTCCCTCGTGCTGGCCACCGAGCCGCTGCCCGCGTCGTTCTGGGACGAGGTGGGGCTGCGCCACGGGGAGACCTTCGCCGACCACCGCCACCTCATCATCTACGGGCAGCGCACCGCCGACGACCGCCTGGTGTTCGGCGGCCGCGGCGCGCCCTACCACCTGCGCTCGCGCATCCGGCCCGAGTTCGACCGCGAGCCGGCGGTGTTCGCCGAGCTCTGGCGCGTGCTGCGCGACCTGTTCCCCGCCGTCGAGGGCCACGCCGTGACCCACACGTGGGGCGGCCCGCTGGGCATCCCGCGCGACTGGTTCCCGTCCGTGGGCCTCGACGAGACCACGGGGATCGGCTGGGCCGGCGGCTACGTCGGCGACGGCGTGGCCTCGAGCAACCTCGCCGGGCGCACCCTCGCCGACCTCGTGCGCGGCGAGCGCAGCGACATCACGCGGCTGCCGTGGGTCAACCACCGCTCGCCCGCGTGGGAGCCCGAGCCGCTGCGCTGGCTCGGCGTCAACCTGGGCCTGCGGGTCATGGGCTCGGCCGACGGCGCCGAGGAGCGCACGGGCAAGCCGTCGCGGCGGGCCGAGCTGTTCGCGCCGTTCCTCGGCGGGCACTGA